A genomic segment from Rubrobacter tropicus encodes:
- the def gene encoding peptide deformylase, which translates to MALEIKTFGDPVLKTRAAPVREFDETLQRLTEDMLETMREHEGVGLAANQVGRLRRVLVAVVEDEEYALVNPKIESSSEETEVGGEGCLSIPGIMVDVERPTAVTVSGQDPSGNPIRLEATDLLARVIQHEIDHLDGVLILDRTDRESRKAALREWRERLLAQNA; encoded by the coding sequence GTGGCTTTGGAGATCAAGACGTTCGGAGATCCCGTCCTCAAGACCAGGGCCGCCCCTGTCCGCGAGTTCGACGAGACCCTCCAGCGCCTGACGGAAGATATGCTGGAGACGATGCGCGAGCACGAGGGCGTGGGCCTCGCCGCCAACCAGGTCGGGCGGCTCAGGCGCGTGCTGGTGGCCGTCGTGGAGGACGAGGAGTACGCCCTCGTGAACCCGAAGATCGAGTCCTCCTCGGAAGAGACCGAGGTCGGCGGCGAAGGGTGCCTCTCCATTCCCGGTATCATGGTCGACGTCGAGCGGCCCACCGCGGTAACGGTCTCGGGCCAGGACCCTTCGGGCAACCCCATCAGGCTGGAGGCCACCGACCTCCTCGCCAGGGTCATCCAGCACGAGATAGACCACCTGGACGGCGTCCTGATCCTGGACCGCACGGACCGCGAGTCGCGCAAGGCCGCGCTGCGCGAGTGGCGCGAACGCCTGCTCGCCCAGAACGCCTGA